In Chitinophagales bacterium, the sequence ACACAAAGAAGATCAGTCTGATGTTGCCCGCCAAATGGGGCTGGGTTTTGATGGAGCTGCCTTCCCCTTTGATCTTTAGTTATTTTGTGTTTACGGGAGAAAACTCCCTTTTTTCAGTAGTGGGCGTTTTCTTTTTGTTGTTCAATTTACATTATGTCCACCGCACCTTCATTTGGCCATTTATGATGCGCGGCAAGGGAAAGGAAATGCCATTGTTGATAGCCATATCTGCATTGGGATTCAATATTATGAATGGAACTGTAAACGGATATTTTCTGGGCTATTTGGCAGAATATTCCCAGGCCTGGATTACAGATCCGAGATTTCTGATCGGGTTGGGCTTGTTTCTTTTGGGCGCATTTATCAATATTTGGCACGATTACCATCTGATCTCACTTCGCAAGGATGGCAGCACCGGGTATAAAATCCCAAATGGCGGACTTTTTCGCTATGTTTCTTCTCCCAATTTATTTGGCGAAATAATAGAATGGACAGGCTGGGCATTGATGACCTGGAGCATGCCCACGCTTTCCTTTGCCATTTGGACTTGGGCAAACCTTTTGCCCCGAGCACTCGACCATCACCGCTGGTATAATTCCTATTTTAAGGAATATCCAAAAGAACGGAAGGCAGTGATTCCTTTTGTACTATAATACCACTTTAACCCAAAAGGTCAGACGGCATTATGCAGCTATTTATAGCCGTCAGACCTTTATTCGCTGGTTGACTTGACACAAGCTTAGCTTTTAGAAGGCTTGGAATTATTGGAATACGGAGCTTTAGGTTCTTTCAAAACAGCTTGTTTTTCCCTATTGTAAAATTCTTTTCCTACCTGATCAATATGTTTCAAAAGATCGGGATTGTCAATTTGGTGTAAAGTTGACAGATCGATTTTCCAGGGCAAAAGCAGATATTCAAGTTTGGTTTCAAGCCAAAGCAATTCTGAAGACGAAAGATTGCCTTTGATTAGCAATTACGAAGCAGCTCTTTCTGATTTCGATTCCAAAAGTAATTTCATGGATTTGTAATCCATTTCAAAAACCGTAGTATGAAAACTCAATGGAAATTTGTCCCACACCCACAGGTTCTTACCTTCTATTTCTTCTGCCAAAATTAAAGCCCAGTCCAAAAGAACCATTGATCTCGCTCATGGAAACTGCTTCAGGCGCATCGGACATGTGCCGGCCATACATATAGCGCACTACCGCAAAGAAATGGATCACTTTTCCCACATAAAGGTTTACACCCGCTATTGGGCTGATCAACGGACTTATGGCCATGTCGGAAGTGGTATTATTTCCTTCGGGAGAGGTGTAATTCACACTGGAAATTGCTATTCCCGGCTGAATGCCCACAAATGGATCGATGCGTTTATGGGGGAAATGGTACATCGCCCCGAAAAAACTCATAATTTTTTGGTCAAAGATTGCCGGCTTCTGCTGGCTGCCAAGAAAAATATAAGAATCGGCACGAATGGATATCTTATCTTCTACATAGTATTCCAAATCCCCGTGCAAGTAAAAGTTGGTCACTTTCAAGCCCGGCTGGTAAGCGGGAGCCAAAGTTCCCTGCATACGCAAGAGTCCTTTTCCTGCATAAGGTTCCTGTGCAAAAGCAATTCCTGCACAAAGCAATATTACAATTCCTGTCAATAAACTTTTTCGAACTACCA encodes:
- a CDS encoding 3-oxo-5-alpha-steroid 4-dehydrogenase — translated: MLNFLYQHFHTIVYIWIGLAIIVFPIALKVTAPYGRHTKKISLMLPAKWGWVLMELPSPLIFSYFVFTGENSLFSVVGVFFLLFNLHYVHRTFIWPFMMRGKGKEMPLLIAISALGFNIMNGTVNGYFLGYLAEYSQAWITDPRFLIGLGLFLLGAFINIWHDYHLISLRKDGSTGYKIPNGGLFRYVSSPNLFGEIIEWTGWALMTWSMPTLSFAIWTWANLLPRALDHHRWYNSYFKEYPKERKAVIPFVL